GGCCTGCGGTACCGTCTTGGGCTGGACCTCCCCGGCCGAAACGGAGATAGTGGAACTCGGCAAAGGATACAGTTTCACCGTCGATAAGGACCAGTTCTCGTGGGTCGGATCGGCCATGACCTTGGGTGCCGCCTGCGTGTGCATTCCCATTGGATTCCTCATCAACCTGATTGGCCGGAAGTGGACCATGTTGTTCCTGGTCCTGCCCTTTATCCTCGGCTGGGCCATGCTTATCTGGGCTGCTAATGTGGGCATGCTCTACGCCTCCCGTTTTATCCTGGGTATTGCCGGCGGCGCCTTCTGCGTGACCGCTCCCATGTACACGGGTGAGATTGCCCAAAAGGAAATTCGCGGAACGCTGGGCAGCTACTTCCAGCTGATGATAACCATTGGTATCCTCTTCGTCTACGCCGTCGGAGCCGGAGTGGACATCTTCTGGGTGAGCGTCATCTGCGGCCTGCTGCCCCTGATCTTCGGTGCCATCTTCTTCTTCATGCCGGAATCGCCTACCTATTTGGTAagttaacaaatttttaaagaagttCAATTTAGTTAAGGAAACATTAAAAACtccaatttttttaagtttattgaagtttaaaggcatttaaaaagttgtttttaatattgttttttatttgttttatttatacattttttattcatttcaaatcaaaaaccaTACCGCGTAGTGTATAGTTATTTTATGGGGCATTAGAGAAAATAGATTATAATCTATTGATCAGATACAATCTGTTAGTCAATCAAAAACTTATCTTGGGAATTTTATATCTTTAAGATATGAAGAGCACCATCAAGATTAGAAATTTCCACTTGATTGTAATGCAGCGAGACTTTGAACAAAATCCCCATCTTTATCATTTGCGTAAATCGAGAATGTTTCATGAGGactatacttatatattatgtCGCTTTTAAAAGGCATACAATCTGTTGATCAGATATAATCCGCCAGTCAATCAAGAATTTATCTTGGGAAACCCGACTAGTATCGccatcaaaataataatttcctgCTTACTGTAGTAAAATTTGACTTATCTGCAAATCCCCACCGACAGGTTGCCAAAGATCGGTCGGAGAACGCCATCAAGTCCATTCAATGGCTGCGTGGCAAGGAGTACGACTACGAGCCAGAACTCGCGGAGCTGCGTGAAAACGATCGGGAAACCAAGGCGAACAAGGTCAATGTGTGGGCTGCTCTGAACCGCCCCGTCACCCGCAAGGCTTTGGCCATCAGCATGGGTCTTATGTTCTTCCAGCAGGTGTGCGGCATCAACGCTGTTATTTTTTACGCATCGAGGATCTTCTTGGTGAGTCTATGGCTTCTGACTCTGAAACCAGTTTAACTAATTACCCCGCCTTCGTCCATTGCAGGAAGCCAACACTGGCATCGGAGCCCAGTGGGCATCGATCCTGATCGGCATCATGCAGGTGGTGGCCACCTTCGTGTCCACCCTGGTGGTGGACAAGCTGGGCCGTCGCATCCTGCTGCTGGCCTCCGGAATCGCCATGGCCCTGTCCACCACCGCCATCGGAGTGTACTTCTACCTGCAGAAGCAGGACCCGACCCAGGTGGTGAGTCTGGGCTGGCTCCCGGTGGCCAGTCTGTGCATCTTCATCATCATGTTCTCGATGGGCTACGGACCGGTGCCATGGCTGATGATGGGCGAGCTCTTCGCCACCGACATTAAGGGATTCGCAGGATCTCTGGCCGGAACCTCCAACTGGCTGCTAGCCTTCGTGGTGACCAAGACGTTCGTGAACCTGAACAACAGCCTGGGCATCGGCGGAACCTTCTGGCTTTTCGCCGGCCTGACGGTGCTGGGCGTGATATTTGTTTTCTTCGCTGTCCCGGAAACCAAGGGCAAGAGTCTCACTGAGATCCAGCAGGAGCTGGCTGGCAACCGGTCGACCCCTCAAGCCATTCCCGCGGAAAAGTAATCGGGGAAGCCCTAAACGCACACCGCAAACCGGAAGCCAAAAGGCGAACCGGAAATCACTGTTAACTTGCTGTTAATTTACGTTCGATTTAGGTTCGCGTTACGTGCAAGTCCTTTTGCGTTTTCGATGGATGAATTTGTTTATAGAATTTAATGTTCGCATAGATTTTCGGTTAGGCGTAGCGAGAGGTTCAGATTGTGAAGATAGAGATGTGGAAAATTGCAGCAAACTATTACTAAGAGTGAAGACTGAAGGTCAACTGCAGAAAAGCCGCGAGAATTTTTCTTTGCAGCCATAGAAAAGACAACAGCAATTTAAGAAAACACATATATACctttatatatatccataaAATGTATGTATGCCTATTTAGTGTTATTCTCTCAACCAACGAATtcggttttaaaaaattttaaagcatATTTGCATTTGCTCGGGGTTTTAAAGTGTTTGCAAGCATTTGTTCTATAATTCCTAATCTATTTGTACTATATGTGTGTCTATGTAAATGACCTATAAATATTAGTAGTTGTTTGTGTCTAAATTTCATTAAGTACTCAGTCGATTCACTTAGTATAGCCCGATTATGTTGTAAGCCGCGCCTTTCgccaatatatttatttacgcAATGTTAGAGAGAGGAAGatgattacattttatttaataaaaccaaaatatacacattatatttaataattttacaaccgatatttgaatttaattttataatcgCTGAAAGCTATAAAGAAATCCCCGTCTATCATTGTTAAACTTGCATATAGTATTTACGGAAAATTAAAACTAccgataaaaataaaatatatcaatatatttaatatgttgTAAGTGAtcgtgttttattttttgggatCCTCCTACTTGTATACAAGCCTTCTTTTAAGTAACCATTAGGTTTTTTAACCGCTCATTAAAAAGTAGTAAACATTGTTTGCAAAGCAAGTATATTTCGTTATAAACTACAATAACtccatataaaatatataatatatatttttttacatcacctataaataaattatacataaaaaattttcGATCATAATTTAACTGTCCTACGACGATCTCTATAACTAAGTCCCCTatgtggtaaaataataatttataatctcAGATGGTGCTTGTTCAAAAGACATTCAATTGCCAGAGAAAAGTCAGGGAAAAATCCTTTAGAAGAATTTATCCCTCTCGAAGTTAAGGATTCGCAGCATGCCGTGTTCTGAGCCCACGGCAACCCAAGTGTGGGCTGGAGAGTTCCAATTGCAACGAACGCAATTGGATCTGGTCAGGGCCAGGGAGTGTATGTTTTGTGGTCGACGTTGGGCGTTCAGGTATGCAGACTTTCGACTGTGGGGCTCGGGCACCAGCGGATTGATTTGCACCCCATAGTCGCGGAGAAAATCCTCTGCGCTGATAGGCTCCTTGGGCTTAGGAGTACTCTCGCCTAGGTGATGCAGCTCGGAAGTGGACACGGCCCTGGTGTTCACTGTGGACTTCAGCAGTGCAGGGCCACAGTTGAGATCTCGCACATCCAGGAACACCAGGTCGCCGTTGTCCGTTACAAACACCATGTGATTTTGCTGACAATTTGAGTGCATATCCCGTATTGTCGTCAGCGTTCCGTCGAGGGTCCTGTGCTCGAACTGTATACCCGACACACTGACTGCTATCGCACGACTAAAGTCTGCAAAAGAATTTCTAATAAGTCTTTGAAAGACATAAGTCACCACAAAATATAGCTTACGTGAACTGCTAACGACTAGTGTTTCCCAAATAGGAGACCAGGTCAAGTTAGCCATGTACAGATTGCAGATAGCCTCTTGTGTCAGAATGAAAGGTTTCGACCAGTTCGCAATgtcaaagattttaaattgtcGTATTGCTGTGCCAACTGCAAGCCAACGTGGTCCATTGTTGTCGTAATGAAGATCCATAActaagggaaaaataaaacgtATTAGAAAGATTTATTGTGGATAAACTCTACTAATAAAACTTACACTGGATATTTCGCTCGCCTATGTAAAAGAAATGGAGAGGCACAAAATAGGTCTGATTGTTTCGATTAAAGCAGTTGATATTGTCTTTCTCGCTAATGTCCCAAAACGCAATGTAGCCACTGCTATAGCCCGTAGCAATGAAGTTGTGTCCCAAAGACTGCAAAGCAAGATTGTATTTCATTTAGAAAGAAAATATAGGCAAATTTAGGAAACTCACCTGCGACCAGCAAATTTTGGTGCACTGTTCCTGGACAGGATTGTTCACATCCAAGCTGAGTATAATCAATGGATCGGGTTGAATTACCACGTCCTCCTCTGCGTTCAGATCTTTTTCTACCTCCAAAGGCAGCGCATAAATATGGACGTCACTCAAGGAATTCGCCACAGCCAAAAGTCCCAGACGATTCGATGTCTCATCATAACCACCGCTGGGCAAGAAGCAGAAGCTGTTGACGGGCCCATGGCGTACTCGAATGCCATAATGAAGCTCCGGTCGAATGGCCCACGATTTGTGCCCATGTTTGCCGGCAGAAACAGTACATTTCAGCAGCATCAGGAGGGCATCTTCATCCTTTAGTTTTGTATGCCTCGCAAAGGATTTCAACTTTGGACGCAGGGAGCATACTAAGTACTGGTTCGTAACTTTCGAGGGCAGCGGCACCCAGGCGAGCTTTTTAATAGAGTGACCCAGATAGCCCACATATTCACCTGAAAAAAAACGTTATGTTGATTAAGACTTAATTTCTGTACTATCCCATAAACATACCTTCTTTGTTGAAGCCCTCAAACGGGGCTAACTGCTTCCACTCGTCTTCATTGGTTATTTTACCATATGCATAGCCCATGGATGCCGTCTCTTTAGAGGGCAGCAAAGCACTAGCCTGTGCAGAAACTTTCGAAAAACTCGGCAGCAGTTGGGTGAACAACAGATCAGCTTCATAATTCAGTCGCACACttgcaaaaacaattgaatttttaatagttgtCGATAAGTTGTCGCTGGCTAACTTACAATTCGTTCCATTTATGAGTCGCCCTAGCCTCCAAGTGGTGATATCGTGAGAGTACTGTAGtgtttcaaatatattaatttggAGTACTACTCATCATTGGGAGTTTACTTACAAGGCTTCTGCTGACATTCTCCCAGATTAACTGCCCGTTTATAAGTCCTTTTCCGGTCAATGTCCCCACGTCTCTTCGAATTCTTTCGCTTGGTTGTGGAAGACATATCAGCCAGGCTGCCCTCCTCTTCGGAGCTTAGTGAGTCCTCGTTGGAATCCACTCCCTCCGAATCATATTCCTCAGACGACTCCTTGTCCTTCGTCATATCGTAGTCCGAGGCATCGCCATCGAAAT
This window of the Drosophila biarmipes strain raj3 chromosome 3L, RU_DBia_V1.1, whole genome shotgun sequence genome carries:
- the LOC108035910 gene encoding facilitated trehalose transporter Tret1-2 homolog isoform X1 — protein: MSTASSSNSSGEEPHKKSGSNNEESSHLLESAENGAKYGSRQAVKIVKASDNGRTNSTPHDQENLLGNMVHTSTSNNSRKVTQYVAALAAAGGALACGTVLGWTSPAETEIVELGKGYSFTVDKDQFSWVGSAMTLGAACVCIPIGFLINLIGRKWTMLFLVLPFILGWAMLIWAANVGMLYASRFILGIAGGAFCVTAPMYTGEIAQKEIRGTLGSYFQLMITIGILFVYAVGAGVDIFWVSVICGLLPLIFGAIFFFMPESPTYLVAKDRSENAIKSIQWLRGKEYDYEPELAELRENDRETKANKVNVWAALNRPVTRKALAISMGLMFFQQVCGINAVIFYASRIFLEANTGIGAQWASILIGIMQVVATFVSTLVVDKLGRRILLLASGIAMALSTTAIGVYFYLQKQDPTQVVSLGWLPVASLCIFIIMFSMGYGPVPWLMMGELFATDIKGFAGSLAGTSNWLLAFVVTKTFVNLNNSLGIGGTFWLFAGLTVLGVIFVFFAVPETKGKSLTEIQQELAGNRSTPQAIPAEK
- the LOC108035910 gene encoding facilitated trehalose transporter Tret1 isoform X2 gives rise to the protein MVHTSTSNNSRKVTQYVAALAAAGGALACGTVLGWTSPAETEIVELGKGYSFTVDKDQFSWVGSAMTLGAACVCIPIGFLINLIGRKWTMLFLVLPFILGWAMLIWAANVGMLYASRFILGIAGGAFCVTAPMYTGEIAQKEIRGTLGSYFQLMITIGILFVYAVGAGVDIFWVSVICGLLPLIFGAIFFFMPESPTYLVAKDRSENAIKSIQWLRGKEYDYEPELAELRENDRETKANKVNVWAALNRPVTRKALAISMGLMFFQQVCGINAVIFYASRIFLEANTGIGAQWASILIGIMQVVATFVSTLVVDKLGRRILLLASGIAMALSTTAIGVYFYLQKQDPTQVVSLGWLPVASLCIFIIMFSMGYGPVPWLMMGELFATDIKGFAGSLAGTSNWLLAFVVTKTFVNLNNSLGIGGTFWLFAGLTVLGVIFVFFAVPETKGKSLTEIQQELAGNRSTPQAIPAEK